One window of Cucurbita pepo subsp. pepo cultivar mu-cu-16 chromosome LG19, ASM280686v2, whole genome shotgun sequence genomic DNA carries:
- the LOC111781540 gene encoding ATP-dependent zinc metalloprotease FTSH 10, mitochondrial-like isoform X2: protein MIFSRIGGSLSRSARSRLRARKKTSDVQNEYSGFCNGRILSVKESCLEAKPFGTPCNSSLHGCLGLARAYLTSTGVATCKQLVSRKLLENVDSVLANPRIRRLFSTQAPKKRNYENYYPKDKKEIPKGQEQKTESKDSNTGHTDSQENITRQFQNLIAPLMFVGFIFSSLFMAPREEKQISFQEFRNKLLEPGLVDRIEVANRSIAKVYVRSFPRKTGKTKDDVPQVPDYGKPTTGNISQYKYYFNIGSVDLFEEKLEEAQTSLGIDPRDFVPVVYVSQVNWYQELMRFAPTALLLGTLYFMGRRMQGGLGVGGPGGRGGRGIFNIGKAQITKMDKNAKNKVYFKDVAGCDEAKQEIMEFVHFLKNPKKYEELGAKIPKGALLVGPPGTGKTLLAKATAGESDVPFLSISGSDFMEMFVGVGPSRVRNLFQEARQCAPSIVFIDEIDAIGRARGRGGFGGGNDERESTLNQLLVEMDGFGTTSGVVVLAGTNRPDILDKALLRPGRFDRQITIDKPDIKGRDQIFIIYLKKLKLDQEPSYYSQRLAALTPGFAGADIANVCNEAALIAARNESRVITMEHFEGAIDRVIGGLEKKNKVISKLERRTVAYHESGHAVAGWFLEHAEPLLKVTIVPRGTAALGFAQYVPNENLLMTKEQLFDVTCMTLGGRAAEQVLLGKISTGAQNDLEKVTKMTYAQVAVYGFSDKVGLLSFPQRDEAFEMSKPYSSKTGAIIDSEVREWVTKAYEHTIQLIEKHKEHVAKIAEMLLEKEVLHQDDLIRVLGERPFKSSEPTNYDRFKQGFRDKADGAKERTESGNAGNNTSQPALETDIVPTL from the exons ATGATCTTTTCGAGGATCGGAGGTTCTCTGTCTCGCTCTGCACGTTCGAGACTACGAGCT aggaagaaaaccTCTGATGTGCAGAATGAATATTCTGGTTTTTGCAATGGGAGGATTCTGTCGGTGAAGGAATCTTGTTTGGAGGCGAAGCCTTTTGGTACTCCATGTAATTCAAGCCTACATGGTTGCTTAGGGCTTGCGAGGGCTTATTTAACGTCAACTGGGGTTGCAACTTGTAAGCAGCTTGTTTCTAGAAAGCTCTTGGAGAATGTCGATTCTGTTCTTGCTAACCCTAGGATTCGACGCCTGTTCTCTACCCAAGCGCCGAAGAAGCGAA ACTATGAGAATTACTACCCAAAGGATAAGAAGGAGATTCCAAAAGGACAAGAGCAGAAGACAGAATCTAAAG ACTCGAATACTGGTCACACAGATTCTCAAGAGAACATTACCAGGCAGTTCCAGAATTTGATCGCTCCTTTAATGTttgttgggttcattttttcttcactttttatGGCTCCTCGTGAAGAGAAGCAG ATTAGTTTTCAAGAGTTTAGAAATAAACTTCTTGAACCAGGTTTAGTGGATCGTATTGAAGTTGCAAACAGATCTATCGCAAAAGTGTATGTAAGGAGCTTTCCACGTAAGACAGGGAAAACAAAAGATGATGTTCCTCAAGTTCCCGATTATGGAAAGCCAACTACAGGTAACATTAGCCAATATAAATACTATTTCAACATTGGAAGTGTTGACTTGTTCGAGGAGAAGCTGGAGGAAGCCCAAACTTCTTTGGGGATCGACCCTCGTGATTTTGTTCCAGTTGTCTATGTTTCCCAAGTTAATTGGTACCAGGAATTGATGAGGTTTGCGCCGACGGCTTTGCTTTTGGGAACCCTTTATTTCATGGGGAGAAGGATGCAGGGTGGGTTAGGTGTTGGTGGCCCAGGTGGTAGAGGTGGGCGTGGGATATTCAACATAGGAAAGGCACAGATAACTAAAATGGACAAGAATGCCAAAAATAAG gtttattttaaagatgtaGCTGGTTGCGATGAGGCAAAGCAAGAAATTATGGAGTTTGTGCACTTCCTTAAGAATCCAAAGAAATACGAGGAGTTAGGAGCAAAAATTCCCAAAGGTGCTCTGCTTGTTGGTCCTCCTGGTACTGGGAAAACACTCCTAGCAAAAGCAACTGCAGGTGAATCTGATGTGCCTTTCCTGTCCATCTCTGGATCAGATTTTATGGAAATGTTTGTGGGGGTTGGGCCATCAAGGGTTAGAAATCTGTTTCAAGAGGCTAGACAATGTGCTCCAAGTATTGTATTTATTGATGAGATAGATGCAATTGGACGAGCAAGAGGGCGAGGGGGCTTTGGTGGAGGGAATGATGAGCGGGAAAGCACTCTTAATCAGTTGCTGGTTGAGATGGATGGGTTTGGAACTACTTCTGGGGTAGTTGTACTTGCTGGTACCAACAGGCCTGATATCTTGGATAAGGCTCTGTTGAGGCCTGGTCGGTTTGATCGTCAGATAACAATTGACAAACCTGACATCAAGGGACGTgaccaaatatttataatttatctaaAGAAGTTAAAGCTTGATCAAGAGCCATCGTATTATTCACAGAGACTTGCTGCTCTAACTCCTGGATTTGCCGGTGCAGACATTGCAAATGTTTGCAATGAAGCTGCTCTAATTGCTGCCAGAAACGAAAGTAGAGTGATCACTATGGAGCATTTTGAAGGAGCTATTGACAGAGTCATAGGTGGTctggaaaaaaagaacaag GTGATAAGCAAGCTTGAACGAAGGACTGTTGCATACCATGAATCTGGTCATGCTGTTGCTGGTTGGTTCTTGGAACATGCAGAGCCCCTGCTTAAAGTTACAATTGTCCCACGTGGTACTGCTGCTCTTGGGTTTGCTCAATATGTTCCCAATGAGAATCTTCTTATGACAAAGGAACAACTCTTTGACGTGACATGCATGACCCTTGGTGGTCGAGCTGCTGAGCAG GTTCTATTAGGGAAAATATCAACTGGAGCTCAGAATGATCTGGAGAAAGTGACCAAGATGACTTATGCCCAAGTTGCTGTTTATGGTTTCAGTGACAAGGTCggtcttctttctttcccacaGAGGGATGAGGCGTTCGAGATGTCCAAGCCCTACAGCAGCAAGACTGGTGCAATTATAGACAGTGAAGTTAGAGAATGGGTGACTAAGGCATATGAACACACAATTCAGTTGATAGAGAAGCACAAAGAACACGTAGCTAAGATTGCTGAGATGTTGCTTGAAAAGGAAGTCTTACATCAAGACGACTTGATCCGTGTGTTAGGGGAGCGCCCATTTAAGTCATCTGAGCCCACAAATTATGATAGATTCAAACAAGGTTTCAGAGATAAAGCGGATGGAGCTAAAGAGAGAACAGAGAGTGGAAATGCTGGGAACAACACATCACAACCAGCCTTGGAAACAGATATAGTACCTACATTATGA
- the LOC111782158 gene encoding uncharacterized protein LOC111782158, with protein MSKEGPNWDGLLKWSLAHSDGTRPNRNLSEEDRRWFMEAMQAQSVDVVKRMKEITQVMQTPEEVLEAQGVNPEDIEDMLDELQEHVESIDMANDLHSIGGLLPLLGFLKNSHANIRAKAAEVVATIVQNNPRSQQMVMELNGLESLLSNFTSDPDVTARTKALGAISSLIRQNKSGIAAFRLANGYAGLRDALGSESVRFQRKALNLIHYLLRENTSDCHMVNELGFPRIMLHLASSDDAEVREAALCGLLELAKDKTGENGGGGLGEDDDGKLKQVLEERMKGISLLSPEDLGAAREERQLLDTLWNVCYKEPSSLREKGLVALPEEDAPPPDVASKHFEPPLRALSGRPAPDSGPKTEEKSTPSLLSLGPAPSPDTRDVTSSSGTDSTS; from the exons ATGTCGAAAGAAGGTCCCAACTGGGATGGGCTGCTCAAATGGAGTCTTGCTCACTCCGATGGAACTCGCCCTAATCGGAATCTGAG TGAGGAGGACCGGCGATGGTTTATGGAAGCAATGCAAGCCCAGAGTGTTGATGTTGTCAAGCGCATGAAGGAGATAACTCAGGTGATGCAGACACCTGAGGAAGTCTTGGAAGCTCAAGGAGTTAATCCAGAAGACATTGAag ATATGCTTGATGAACTACAAGAACATGTTGAGTCGATTGACATGGCCAATG ACCTTCACTCCATCGGTGGGCTGCTTCCTCTTCTTGGATTCCTTAAGAATTCCCATGCAAATATTCGAGCCAAAGCTGCAGAAGTTGTGGCCACTATTGTACAGAATAATCCACGAAGTCAGCAAATGGTGATGGAATTGAATGGTTTAGAGTCTCTCCTCTCAAACTTTACTTCAGACCCTGATGTCACTGCGAGAACCAAAGCTCTTGGTGCTATATCCT CTTTAATTCGACAGAACAAATCTGGAATTGCTGCATTCCGGCTTGCAAATGGCTATGCAGGCCTGAGAGATGCTCTTGGCTCTGAGAGTGTGAGATTCCAAAG GAAAGCCCTGAACTTGATCCATTACCTGCTGCGTGAAAATACTTCAGATTGCCACATGGTGAATGAGCTCGGATTTCCTCGCATCATGCTACACCTTGCATCCAGTGATGATGCTGAGGTACGGGAAGCTGCTCTATGTGGCCTCCTCGAACTCGCCAAGGACAAAACAGGTGAGAATGGTGGAGGAGGATTAGGCGAAGATGATGACGGCAAGTTAAAACAAGTTCTTGAGGAGCGTATGAAGGGAATCAGCTTACTGTCACCGGAAGATCTCGGGGCAGCTAGGGAAGAAAGGCAGCTTCTTGACACACTCTGGAACGTCTGCTACAAAGAACCATCATCTCTCCGTGAGAAGGGACTTGTTGCTCTTCCTGAGGAGGACGCGCCACCACCTGATGTTGCTAGTAAGCATTTTGAGCCTCCTCTGAGAGCCTTGTCAGGAAGGCCTGCGCCTGATTCTGGTCCTAAAACTGAAGAGAAATCAACACCTTCATTGCTGAGCTTAGGTCCTGCACCTTCACCTGATACTCGAGACGTTACTTCTAGTTCTGGGACCGATTCAACTTCGTAA
- the LOC111781540 gene encoding ATP-dependent zinc metalloprotease FTSH 10, mitochondrial-like isoform X1, with amino-acid sequence MIFSRIGGSLSRSARSRLRARKKTSDVQNEYSGFCNGRILSVKESCLEAKPFGTPCNSSLHGCLGLARAYLTSTGVATCKQLVSRKLLENVDSVLANPRIRRLFSTQAPKKRNYENYYPKDKKEIPKGQEQKTESKEDSNTGHTDSQENITRQFQNLIAPLMFVGFIFSSLFMAPREEKQISFQEFRNKLLEPGLVDRIEVANRSIAKVYVRSFPRKTGKTKDDVPQVPDYGKPTTGNISQYKYYFNIGSVDLFEEKLEEAQTSLGIDPRDFVPVVYVSQVNWYQELMRFAPTALLLGTLYFMGRRMQGGLGVGGPGGRGGRGIFNIGKAQITKMDKNAKNKVYFKDVAGCDEAKQEIMEFVHFLKNPKKYEELGAKIPKGALLVGPPGTGKTLLAKATAGESDVPFLSISGSDFMEMFVGVGPSRVRNLFQEARQCAPSIVFIDEIDAIGRARGRGGFGGGNDERESTLNQLLVEMDGFGTTSGVVVLAGTNRPDILDKALLRPGRFDRQITIDKPDIKGRDQIFIIYLKKLKLDQEPSYYSQRLAALTPGFAGADIANVCNEAALIAARNESRVITMEHFEGAIDRVIGGLEKKNKVISKLERRTVAYHESGHAVAGWFLEHAEPLLKVTIVPRGTAALGFAQYVPNENLLMTKEQLFDVTCMTLGGRAAEQVLLGKISTGAQNDLEKVTKMTYAQVAVYGFSDKVGLLSFPQRDEAFEMSKPYSSKTGAIIDSEVREWVTKAYEHTIQLIEKHKEHVAKIAEMLLEKEVLHQDDLIRVLGERPFKSSEPTNYDRFKQGFRDKADGAKERTESGNAGNNTSQPALETDIVPTL; translated from the exons ATGATCTTTTCGAGGATCGGAGGTTCTCTGTCTCGCTCTGCACGTTCGAGACTACGAGCT aggaagaaaaccTCTGATGTGCAGAATGAATATTCTGGTTTTTGCAATGGGAGGATTCTGTCGGTGAAGGAATCTTGTTTGGAGGCGAAGCCTTTTGGTACTCCATGTAATTCAAGCCTACATGGTTGCTTAGGGCTTGCGAGGGCTTATTTAACGTCAACTGGGGTTGCAACTTGTAAGCAGCTTGTTTCTAGAAAGCTCTTGGAGAATGTCGATTCTGTTCTTGCTAACCCTAGGATTCGACGCCTGTTCTCTACCCAAGCGCCGAAGAAGCGAA ACTATGAGAATTACTACCCAAAGGATAAGAAGGAGATTCCAAAAGGACAAGAGCAGAAGACAGAATCTAAAG AAGACTCGAATACTGGTCACACAGATTCTCAAGAGAACATTACCAGGCAGTTCCAGAATTTGATCGCTCCTTTAATGTttgttgggttcattttttcttcactttttatGGCTCCTCGTGAAGAGAAGCAG ATTAGTTTTCAAGAGTTTAGAAATAAACTTCTTGAACCAGGTTTAGTGGATCGTATTGAAGTTGCAAACAGATCTATCGCAAAAGTGTATGTAAGGAGCTTTCCACGTAAGACAGGGAAAACAAAAGATGATGTTCCTCAAGTTCCCGATTATGGAAAGCCAACTACAGGTAACATTAGCCAATATAAATACTATTTCAACATTGGAAGTGTTGACTTGTTCGAGGAGAAGCTGGAGGAAGCCCAAACTTCTTTGGGGATCGACCCTCGTGATTTTGTTCCAGTTGTCTATGTTTCCCAAGTTAATTGGTACCAGGAATTGATGAGGTTTGCGCCGACGGCTTTGCTTTTGGGAACCCTTTATTTCATGGGGAGAAGGATGCAGGGTGGGTTAGGTGTTGGTGGCCCAGGTGGTAGAGGTGGGCGTGGGATATTCAACATAGGAAAGGCACAGATAACTAAAATGGACAAGAATGCCAAAAATAAG gtttattttaaagatgtaGCTGGTTGCGATGAGGCAAAGCAAGAAATTATGGAGTTTGTGCACTTCCTTAAGAATCCAAAGAAATACGAGGAGTTAGGAGCAAAAATTCCCAAAGGTGCTCTGCTTGTTGGTCCTCCTGGTACTGGGAAAACACTCCTAGCAAAAGCAACTGCAGGTGAATCTGATGTGCCTTTCCTGTCCATCTCTGGATCAGATTTTATGGAAATGTTTGTGGGGGTTGGGCCATCAAGGGTTAGAAATCTGTTTCAAGAGGCTAGACAATGTGCTCCAAGTATTGTATTTATTGATGAGATAGATGCAATTGGACGAGCAAGAGGGCGAGGGGGCTTTGGTGGAGGGAATGATGAGCGGGAAAGCACTCTTAATCAGTTGCTGGTTGAGATGGATGGGTTTGGAACTACTTCTGGGGTAGTTGTACTTGCTGGTACCAACAGGCCTGATATCTTGGATAAGGCTCTGTTGAGGCCTGGTCGGTTTGATCGTCAGATAACAATTGACAAACCTGACATCAAGGGACGTgaccaaatatttataatttatctaaAGAAGTTAAAGCTTGATCAAGAGCCATCGTATTATTCACAGAGACTTGCTGCTCTAACTCCTGGATTTGCCGGTGCAGACATTGCAAATGTTTGCAATGAAGCTGCTCTAATTGCTGCCAGAAACGAAAGTAGAGTGATCACTATGGAGCATTTTGAAGGAGCTATTGACAGAGTCATAGGTGGTctggaaaaaaagaacaag GTGATAAGCAAGCTTGAACGAAGGACTGTTGCATACCATGAATCTGGTCATGCTGTTGCTGGTTGGTTCTTGGAACATGCAGAGCCCCTGCTTAAAGTTACAATTGTCCCACGTGGTACTGCTGCTCTTGGGTTTGCTCAATATGTTCCCAATGAGAATCTTCTTATGACAAAGGAACAACTCTTTGACGTGACATGCATGACCCTTGGTGGTCGAGCTGCTGAGCAG GTTCTATTAGGGAAAATATCAACTGGAGCTCAGAATGATCTGGAGAAAGTGACCAAGATGACTTATGCCCAAGTTGCTGTTTATGGTTTCAGTGACAAGGTCggtcttctttctttcccacaGAGGGATGAGGCGTTCGAGATGTCCAAGCCCTACAGCAGCAAGACTGGTGCAATTATAGACAGTGAAGTTAGAGAATGGGTGACTAAGGCATATGAACACACAATTCAGTTGATAGAGAAGCACAAAGAACACGTAGCTAAGATTGCTGAGATGTTGCTTGAAAAGGAAGTCTTACATCAAGACGACTTGATCCGTGTGTTAGGGGAGCGCCCATTTAAGTCATCTGAGCCCACAAATTATGATAGATTCAAACAAGGTTTCAGAGATAAAGCGGATGGAGCTAAAGAGAGAACAGAGAGTGGAAATGCTGGGAACAACACATCACAACCAGCCTTGGAAACAGATATAGTACCTACATTATGA
- the LOC111781540 gene encoding ATP-dependent zinc metalloprotease FTSH 10, mitochondrial-like isoform X3, whose translation MIFSRIGGSLSRSARSRLRANEYSGFCNGRILSVKESCLEAKPFGTPCNSSLHGCLGLARAYLTSTGVATCKQLVSRKLLENVDSVLANPRIRRLFSTQAPKKRNYENYYPKDKKEIPKGQEQKTESKEDSNTGHTDSQENITRQFQNLIAPLMFVGFIFSSLFMAPREEKQISFQEFRNKLLEPGLVDRIEVANRSIAKVYVRSFPRKTGKTKDDVPQVPDYGKPTTGNISQYKYYFNIGSVDLFEEKLEEAQTSLGIDPRDFVPVVYVSQVNWYQELMRFAPTALLLGTLYFMGRRMQGGLGVGGPGGRGGRGIFNIGKAQITKMDKNAKNKVYFKDVAGCDEAKQEIMEFVHFLKNPKKYEELGAKIPKGALLVGPPGTGKTLLAKATAGESDVPFLSISGSDFMEMFVGVGPSRVRNLFQEARQCAPSIVFIDEIDAIGRARGRGGFGGGNDERESTLNQLLVEMDGFGTTSGVVVLAGTNRPDILDKALLRPGRFDRQITIDKPDIKGRDQIFIIYLKKLKLDQEPSYYSQRLAALTPGFAGADIANVCNEAALIAARNESRVITMEHFEGAIDRVIGGLEKKNKVISKLERRTVAYHESGHAVAGWFLEHAEPLLKVTIVPRGTAALGFAQYVPNENLLMTKEQLFDVTCMTLGGRAAEQVLLGKISTGAQNDLEKVTKMTYAQVAVYGFSDKVGLLSFPQRDEAFEMSKPYSSKTGAIIDSEVREWVTKAYEHTIQLIEKHKEHVAKIAEMLLEKEVLHQDDLIRVLGERPFKSSEPTNYDRFKQGFRDKADGAKERTESGNAGNNTSQPALETDIVPTL comes from the exons ATGATCTTTTCGAGGATCGGAGGTTCTCTGTCTCGCTCTGCACGTTCGAGACTACGAGCT AATGAATATTCTGGTTTTTGCAATGGGAGGATTCTGTCGGTGAAGGAATCTTGTTTGGAGGCGAAGCCTTTTGGTACTCCATGTAATTCAAGCCTACATGGTTGCTTAGGGCTTGCGAGGGCTTATTTAACGTCAACTGGGGTTGCAACTTGTAAGCAGCTTGTTTCTAGAAAGCTCTTGGAGAATGTCGATTCTGTTCTTGCTAACCCTAGGATTCGACGCCTGTTCTCTACCCAAGCGCCGAAGAAGCGAA ACTATGAGAATTACTACCCAAAGGATAAGAAGGAGATTCCAAAAGGACAAGAGCAGAAGACAGAATCTAAAG AAGACTCGAATACTGGTCACACAGATTCTCAAGAGAACATTACCAGGCAGTTCCAGAATTTGATCGCTCCTTTAATGTttgttgggttcattttttcttcactttttatGGCTCCTCGTGAAGAGAAGCAG ATTAGTTTTCAAGAGTTTAGAAATAAACTTCTTGAACCAGGTTTAGTGGATCGTATTGAAGTTGCAAACAGATCTATCGCAAAAGTGTATGTAAGGAGCTTTCCACGTAAGACAGGGAAAACAAAAGATGATGTTCCTCAAGTTCCCGATTATGGAAAGCCAACTACAGGTAACATTAGCCAATATAAATACTATTTCAACATTGGAAGTGTTGACTTGTTCGAGGAGAAGCTGGAGGAAGCCCAAACTTCTTTGGGGATCGACCCTCGTGATTTTGTTCCAGTTGTCTATGTTTCCCAAGTTAATTGGTACCAGGAATTGATGAGGTTTGCGCCGACGGCTTTGCTTTTGGGAACCCTTTATTTCATGGGGAGAAGGATGCAGGGTGGGTTAGGTGTTGGTGGCCCAGGTGGTAGAGGTGGGCGTGGGATATTCAACATAGGAAAGGCACAGATAACTAAAATGGACAAGAATGCCAAAAATAAG gtttattttaaagatgtaGCTGGTTGCGATGAGGCAAAGCAAGAAATTATGGAGTTTGTGCACTTCCTTAAGAATCCAAAGAAATACGAGGAGTTAGGAGCAAAAATTCCCAAAGGTGCTCTGCTTGTTGGTCCTCCTGGTACTGGGAAAACACTCCTAGCAAAAGCAACTGCAGGTGAATCTGATGTGCCTTTCCTGTCCATCTCTGGATCAGATTTTATGGAAATGTTTGTGGGGGTTGGGCCATCAAGGGTTAGAAATCTGTTTCAAGAGGCTAGACAATGTGCTCCAAGTATTGTATTTATTGATGAGATAGATGCAATTGGACGAGCAAGAGGGCGAGGGGGCTTTGGTGGAGGGAATGATGAGCGGGAAAGCACTCTTAATCAGTTGCTGGTTGAGATGGATGGGTTTGGAACTACTTCTGGGGTAGTTGTACTTGCTGGTACCAACAGGCCTGATATCTTGGATAAGGCTCTGTTGAGGCCTGGTCGGTTTGATCGTCAGATAACAATTGACAAACCTGACATCAAGGGACGTgaccaaatatttataatttatctaaAGAAGTTAAAGCTTGATCAAGAGCCATCGTATTATTCACAGAGACTTGCTGCTCTAACTCCTGGATTTGCCGGTGCAGACATTGCAAATGTTTGCAATGAAGCTGCTCTAATTGCTGCCAGAAACGAAAGTAGAGTGATCACTATGGAGCATTTTGAAGGAGCTATTGACAGAGTCATAGGTGGTctggaaaaaaagaacaag GTGATAAGCAAGCTTGAACGAAGGACTGTTGCATACCATGAATCTGGTCATGCTGTTGCTGGTTGGTTCTTGGAACATGCAGAGCCCCTGCTTAAAGTTACAATTGTCCCACGTGGTACTGCTGCTCTTGGGTTTGCTCAATATGTTCCCAATGAGAATCTTCTTATGACAAAGGAACAACTCTTTGACGTGACATGCATGACCCTTGGTGGTCGAGCTGCTGAGCAG GTTCTATTAGGGAAAATATCAACTGGAGCTCAGAATGATCTGGAGAAAGTGACCAAGATGACTTATGCCCAAGTTGCTGTTTATGGTTTCAGTGACAAGGTCggtcttctttctttcccacaGAGGGATGAGGCGTTCGAGATGTCCAAGCCCTACAGCAGCAAGACTGGTGCAATTATAGACAGTGAAGTTAGAGAATGGGTGACTAAGGCATATGAACACACAATTCAGTTGATAGAGAAGCACAAAGAACACGTAGCTAAGATTGCTGAGATGTTGCTTGAAAAGGAAGTCTTACATCAAGACGACTTGATCCGTGTGTTAGGGGAGCGCCCATTTAAGTCATCTGAGCCCACAAATTATGATAGATTCAAACAAGGTTTCAGAGATAAAGCGGATGGAGCTAAAGAGAGAACAGAGAGTGGAAATGCTGGGAACAACACATCACAACCAGCCTTGGAAACAGATATAGTACCTACATTATGA
- the LOC111780956 gene encoding suppressor of disruption of TFIIS-like isoform X2, with amino-acid sequence MPTFDCLLFDLDDTLYPVSSGLAAACKSNIHGYMAEKLGFENSKIPELSNLLYKNYGTSMAGLRAIGYDFDYDEYHRFVHGRLPYDNLKPDPILRTLLLSLPYRKLIFTNADKVHTAKVLNKLALEDCFEGIICFETLNPTKKGSVLEEKQSSSTEIFDIIDHFSQTSPVMELPNTPIVCKPSKAAIEWALKIANIDPQRTLFFEDSVRNLQAGKRLGLQTVLVGTSQRSKGADYAVESIHNIKEAIPELCEVEMKSELNYSANNNVAVGVETSVTA; translated from the exons ATGCCGACCTTTGATTGCCTTCTTTTTG ATCTGGATGACACTCTGTATCCTGTAAGCTCTGGCTTAGCAGCTGCTTGTAAAAGCAACATTCATG GTTATATGGCTGAGAAGCTTGGGTTTGAAAACAGCAAAATCCCAGAGCTGAGTAACCTGCTTTACAAGAATTATGGAACATCAATGGCTGGTCTCCgg GCTATTGGCTATGACTTTGATTATGATGAATATCACAG GTTTGTTCATGGAAGATTGCCATATGACAACTTGAAACCTGATCCCATTTTGAGAACCCTTCTGCTCAGCCTCCCTTACAGGAAACTT ATCTTTACCAATGCTGACAAAGTTCACACAGCCAAAGTTCTTAACAAACTAGCATTAGAAGACTGTTTTGAAGGCATTATCTGCTTTGAAACTCTCAATCCCACTAAAAAAGGCTCTgttttagaagaaaaacagagttCAAGCACTGAAATCTTTGACATAATTGACCATTTCTCTCAAACAAGCCCTGTAATGGAGCTGCCAAACACTCCCATTGTCTGCAAACCATCAAAAGCTGCCATTGAATGGGCTCTCAAGATTGCTAACATCGATCCTCAAAGAACT CTGTTTTTTGAAGATAGTGTCCGCAACCTTCAAGCAGGCAAGCGACTTGGGCTTCAAACTGTGCTG GTTGGGACTTCCCAAAGAAGTAAAGGAGCAGATTATGCAGTCGAAAGCATTCACAACATAAAGGAAGCAATTCCAGAGCTTTGTGAAGTTGAAATGAAATCAGAACTCAATTACTCAGCCAACAATAATGTAGCTGTGGGTGTGGAGACTTCTGTGACAGCTTAG
- the LOC111780956 gene encoding suppressor of disruption of TFIIS-like isoform X1, translated as MPTFDCLLFDLDDTLYPVSSGLAAACKSNIHEYCSFSSAGYMAEKLGFENSKIPELSNLLYKNYGTSMAGLRAIGYDFDYDEYHRFVHGRLPYDNLKPDPILRTLLLSLPYRKLIFTNADKVHTAKVLNKLALEDCFEGIICFETLNPTKKGSVLEEKQSSSTEIFDIIDHFSQTSPVMELPNTPIVCKPSKAAIEWALKIANIDPQRTLFFEDSVRNLQAGKRLGLQTVLVGTSQRSKGADYAVESIHNIKEAIPELCEVEMKSELNYSANNNVAVGVETSVTA; from the exons ATGCCGACCTTTGATTGCCTTCTTTTTG ATCTGGATGACACTCTGTATCCTGTAAGCTCTGGCTTAGCAGCTGCTTGTAAAAGCAACATTCATG AATATTGTTCCTTTTCTTCTGCAGGTTATATGGCTGAGAAGCTTGGGTTTGAAAACAGCAAAATCCCAGAGCTGAGTAACCTGCTTTACAAGAATTATGGAACATCAATGGCTGGTCTCCgg GCTATTGGCTATGACTTTGATTATGATGAATATCACAG GTTTGTTCATGGAAGATTGCCATATGACAACTTGAAACCTGATCCCATTTTGAGAACCCTTCTGCTCAGCCTCCCTTACAGGAAACTT ATCTTTACCAATGCTGACAAAGTTCACACAGCCAAAGTTCTTAACAAACTAGCATTAGAAGACTGTTTTGAAGGCATTATCTGCTTTGAAACTCTCAATCCCACTAAAAAAGGCTCTgttttagaagaaaaacagagttCAAGCACTGAAATCTTTGACATAATTGACCATTTCTCTCAAACAAGCCCTGTAATGGAGCTGCCAAACACTCCCATTGTCTGCAAACCATCAAAAGCTGCCATTGAATGGGCTCTCAAGATTGCTAACATCGATCCTCAAAGAACT CTGTTTTTTGAAGATAGTGTCCGCAACCTTCAAGCAGGCAAGCGACTTGGGCTTCAAACTGTGCTG GTTGGGACTTCCCAAAGAAGTAAAGGAGCAGATTATGCAGTCGAAAGCATTCACAACATAAAGGAAGCAATTCCAGAGCTTTGTGAAGTTGAAATGAAATCAGAACTCAATTACTCAGCCAACAATAATGTAGCTGTGGGTGTGGAGACTTCTGTGACAGCTTAG